The proteins below come from a single Ailuropoda melanoleuca isolate Jingjing chromosome 1, ASM200744v2, whole genome shotgun sequence genomic window:
- the ASB10 gene encoding ankyrin repeat and SOCS box protein 10: MSWSPGECRGQGEPPSDRHALCARLVEKPDRGSAEHPESGPGAIITRTASGPALAYWQAVLAGDVGSVSRILADSGNGLAPDSIFDTSDPERWRDFRFNIRALRLWSLTYEEELTTPLHVAASRGHTEVLQLLLRRRARPDSAPGGRTALHEACAAGHAACVHVLLVAGADPNIPDQDGKLPLHLCQGAGSLECAELLLRFGAKVDGRSEEEEETPLHVAARLGHVELADLLLRRGACPNARNAEGSTPLLAVCDVRCMSPADAETTTARCLQLCRLLLSAGADADAADQDKRRPLHLACRRGHATVVELLLSCGVSANAMDYGGHTALHCALQGPAAALAQSPEHTVRALLNHGAVRVWPGALPKVLERWCESPRTIEVLMNTYSTMQLPEEAMALVPLETLQKHHRFYCSLFALVRQPRSLQHLSRCALRAHLAACLPHALPRLPLPPRLLRYLQLDFEDVLY, translated from the exons ATGAGCTGGTCCCCAGGAGagtgcagggggcagggagaaccCCCCAGTGACAGACATGCCCTCTGTGCCAGGCTGGTGGAGAAGCCCGACAGAGGGTCTGCAGAACACCCGGAGTCTGGCCCGGGAGCCATCATCACCCGGACGGCCTCGGGACCTGCCCTGGCCTACTGGCAGGCAGTGCTGGCTGGGGACGTGGGCTCGGTCTCCCGCATCCTCGCCGACTCCGGCAATGGCCTGGCTCCAGATTCCATCTTTGATACCAGCGACCCAGAGCGATGGAGGGATTTCCGCTTCAACATCCGCGCTCTGA GACTCTGGTCTCTGACGTACGAAGAGGAGCTGACCACGCCGCTGCACGTGGCCGCGAGCCGGGGCCACACGGAAGTTCTGCAGCTGCTGCTGAGGCGACGGGCAAGGCCAGACAGCGCCCCTGGGGGCCGCACCGCCCTGCACGAGGCCTGTGCTGCGGGCCACGCTGCCTGCGTCCACGTGCTGCTGGTGGCAGGAGCCGACCCCAACATCCCCGACCAGGATGGGAAACTCCCCTTGCACCTCTGCCAGGGGGCCGGCTCCCTTGA GTGTGCAGAACTGCTCCTGAGGTTTGGGGCGAAAGTGGATGGTCggtctgaggaggaggaggagaccccCTTGCATGTGGCTGCCCGGCTGGGCCACGTGGAGCTGGCAGACCTGCTTCTGAGACGGGGGGCATGCCCTAATGCCCGTAATGCCGAAGGCTCGACCCCACTGCTGGCTGTCTGTGACGTCCGCTGCATGTCCCCCGCCGATGCCGAGACCACCACCGCCCGTTGCCTCCAGCTTTGCCGTCTGCTGCTCTCGGCCGGAGCCGATGCCGATGCCGCTGACCAGGACAAGCGACGGCCCCTGCACCTGGCCTGTCGCCGCGGCCATGCGACTGTCGTGGAGCTGCTCCTATCCTGCGGCGTCAGCGCCAACGCCATGGACTATGGGGGACACACGGCCCTGCACTGCGCTCTGCAGGGCCCAGCTGCGGCcctggcccagagcccagagcacaCAGTGCGAGCTCTGCTCAACCACGGTGCTGTCCGTGTCTGGCCTGGGGCCCTCCCGAAG gtGCTGGAGCGCTGGTGCGAGTCTCCAAGGACCATTGAGGTCCTGATGAACACCTACAGTACCATGCAGCTTCCCGAGGAGGCCATGGCCCTGGTGCCTCTTGAAACACTGCAG AAGCACCACCGTTTCTATTGCTCCCTTTTCGCCTTGGTGAGACAGCCCAGATCGCTGCAGCATCTGAGCCGCTGTGCGCTCCGTGCTCACCTGGCAGCCTGCCTGCCCCACGCCCTGCCCCGTCTACCCCTGCCACCCCGCCTGCTCCGCTACCTGCAGCTGGATTTTGAGGACGTGCTCTATTAG
- the IQCA1L gene encoding IQ and AAA domain-containing protein 1-like, translating into MSEGAYQRLWDSSHVTLQELLDQEQPLLEPVSPRERQSFQYRLSSIYLYYLGLMRRFDTLYDQMVQPQKRRLLRRLLDSVAGRVLELKDDLVRADLSEYHCLDRVLQDLKLTPADLEVPIPKYFLLEQSTILKERELMLAEILSRMEPVTAEGGFPEMHRTEAIILLQRAERARQGRLRATFMREIRKEEQDRKIREDGWHKFNQNEAAITVQKVWKGYLQRKRTQQDRRTEMEFIGMLPSPPSQVENAGVSYQAGLGEDIRRNHQIEKEEEFQLAMVKTHDALKETEGPDMKEKLKEQIRQWFIECHALTGRFPDYPDESLGGSYLIFADKTPEQVKMELEAQIQESKKKDQENNTEKEKAKKERKQKKGKKEKTRKGEADTMLKVWPSRFIPVINAGHEEYMNVWKNQYGSLYPKQSFDAEALRVEKRKEVENEIRIQVDELMRQELKSLRLAVDREEGRPLKHPKKKTGKKAGKKKKEKDLTPNRSVDSLFEELVVFGFLRKSETVALKDYIGDYLYLGSILNLAKKLPMPSLFDIRQNVALYGILRLGSPDIHSMAPLIRSILLVGPSGMGKKMLVKAVCTETGANLFDLSPGNLQGKYPGKMGVQMIVHIVFKVARLLQPSVIWIGNAEKNFYKRVPKEEKEMDPKRIKKDLTKALRLLSPGDRVMLIGTTDQPQLAEMKGLCRTYERILFMPRPDYASRYVLWRQMIEARGVQVTQNLDISALAKVSDGYTPGHILQAIHSVLTERRVLQLSKRPLVASEFLGHLAKLGPVYREEEESLKVRLWGTPLGKRRVKLIEDQDAEEAKLAKEKKKRK; encoded by the exons ATGTCTGAGGG agctTACCAACGCCTCTGGGACTCCTCGCACGTGACCCTGCAAGAGCTGCTGGACCAGGAGCAGCCCCTGCTCGAACCCGTGTCCCCCAGGGAGCGGCAGTCCTTCCAGTACAGGCTCTCGTCGATCTACCTGTACTATCTTGGTCTGATGCGCCGGTTCGACACCCTCTACGACCAGATGGTACAGCCGCAGAAGCGGCGGCTGCTGCGGCGGCTGCTGGACAGCGTGGCGGGCCGCGTGCTGGAGCTCAAGGACGACCTGGTGCGCGCAGACCTGAGCGAATACCACTGCCTGGACCGCGTGCTGCAGGACCTCAAGCTCACCCCG GCAGACCTGGAGGTTCCAATCCCCAAATACTTTCTGCTGGAGCAGTCCACCATTCTGAAGGAGCGAGAGCTGATGCTGGCAGAGATCCTGTCCAGAATGGAGCCAGTGACCGCTGAGGGG GGTTTTCCAGAAATGCACCGGACCGAGGCCATAATCTTACTGCAAAGGGCTGAGCGGGCCAGGCAAGGCCGGCTCCGAGCCACCTTCATGCGAGAGATTCGGAAAGAGGAGCAGGATCGGAAGATTCGAGAGGACGGTTGGCACAAGTTCAATCAGAACGAAGCAGCTATCACCGTACAGAAG GTGTGGAAGGGTTACCTGCAGAGGAAGCGTACTCAGCAGGACCGGCGAACGGAGATGGAGTTCATTGGCATG CTCCCCTCGCCACCAAGCCAGGTGGAGAATGCGGGTGTCTCATATCAAGCCGGCCTTGGGGAGGATATCCGAAGGAACCACCAgatagagaaggaggaagagttcCAGTTGGCGATGGTGAAGACCCATGATGCTCTCAAAGAGACAGAGGGGCCTGACATGAAGGAGAAATTGAAGGAGCAAATCCGACAGTGGTTTATTGAATGCCA CGCCCTTACTGGTCGATTCCCTGATTATCCAGACGAGTCTTTAGGTGGATCCTACCTGATCTTTGCAGACAAGACTCCAGAACAG GTAAAAATGGAACTGGAGGCACAGATCCAGGAGAGCAAAAAAAAGGACCAAGAGAATAATACGGAAAAAGAAAAGGCgaaaaaagagaggaagcaaaagaaagggaagaaagagaagaccaGGAAAGGG GAAGCAGACACAATGCTGAAAGTGTGGCCATCCAGATTTATACCCGTGATTAATGCCGGGCATGAGGAGTACATGA ATGTGTGGAAGAACCAGTATGGGAGTTTATACCCGAAACAGAGTTTTGACGCCGAGGCGCTCCgggtggagaagaggaaggaagtagAGAATGAGATCCGGATACAG GTGGATGAGCTGATGCGTCAAGAGCTGAAGAGCCTGCGCCTGGCCgtggacagggaggaggggagacccTTGAAGCATCCAAAG AAAAAGACTGGGAAGAAAgctgggaagaagaagaaggaaaaagatctGACCCCAAACAG GTCCGTGGACTCTCTGTTTGAAGAGCTCGTTGTCTTTGGCTTTCTAAGGAAGAGCGAGACAGTGGCCTTGAAAGATTACATCG GTGACTACCTCTATCTTGGATCCATTCTGAATCTGGCCAAGAAGTTGCCTATGCCTTCCCTGTTTGACATACGACAGAACGTGGCCTTGTATGGGATCCTTCGGCTTG GCTCCCCAGATATACACTCCATGGCTCCCCTCATCCGCTCCATCCTCCTGGTGGGCCCCTCTGGCATGGGGAAGAAGATGCTGGTCAAGGCCGTGTGCACAGAAACTGGTGCCAACCTGTTTGACCTGTCACCTGGCAACCTGCAGGGCAAATATCCTGGCAAGATGGGGGTGCAGATGATAGTGCATATCGTCTTCAAG GTGGCTCGACTCTTACAGCCGTCTGTGATCTGGATTGGGAATGCCGAGAAGAATTTCTATAAGAGGGTcccaaaagaagagaaggag ATGGACCCGAAGCGAATAAAGAAGGATCTCACCAAGGCCCTGAGACTGCTGAGCCCAGGAGACCGCGTGATGCTGATAGGGACAACTGACCAGCCGCAGCTGGCGGAGATGAAGGGGCTGTGCCGGACCTACGAACGGATCCTCTTCATGCCGCGGCCCGATTACGCCTCTCGCTACG TGCTCTGGAGGCAGATGATAGAGGCCCGGGGAGTCCAGGTGACCCAGAACCTAGATATCAGTGCCCTGGCCAAGGTGTCCGATGGCTACACACCCGGTCACATTCTCCAAGCCATCCACTCAGTGCTGACCGAGCGGCGGGTTCTGCAGCTGTCCAAGCGGCCCCTGGTGGCCTCAgagttcctggggcacctggcaaAGCTGGGGCCGGTGtacagggaagaggaggagtcCCTGAAGGTGaggctttggggg ACTCCACTGGGCAAGAGGAGGGTGAAACTCATCGAGGACCAGGACGCTGAGGAAGCCAAGCTGgcgaaggagaagaagaaaaggaagtga